A genomic region of Colius striatus isolate bColStr4 chromosome 26 unlocalized genomic scaffold, bColStr4.1.hap1 SUPER_26_unloc_2, whole genome shotgun sequence contains the following coding sequences:
- the KDM5C gene encoding lysine-specific demethylase 5C isoform X2 — translation MEEGEQQQRGGGGWAEWGSAPGGSPAWGTPPHPSPAAPEGDEEAKRSRGGEWGGQEGSGESVSTRSSSSSSSLLKVGGGGEERAAGTPRPVKSLGGKSGGGGGKGTGGRTPGGEERSPRKTPEERGTRGGDRQGSEDKTRRPFGGPRGGGGGGGGERETPRGPSACGEQRGDWGAQWLSASGDLEPPEDFLPPPECPVFEPSWAEFSDPLGYIAKIRPIAEKSGICKIRPPADWQPPFAVEVDNFRFTPRIQRLNELEAQTRVKLNYLDQIAKFWEIQGSSLKIPNVERRILDLYSLSKVVMEEGGYEAICKDRRWARVAQRLSYPSGKNIGSLLRAHYERIIYPYEMYQSGANLVCNTRPFESEEKDREYKPHSIPLRQSVQPSKLNTYGRRAKRLQQEPEPTEEDIEKNPELKKLQIYGAGPKMLGLGLVAKDKTLRKKDKEGPECPPTVVVKEEPAASEAKVEPASPRGFPEGKEELRHSPEPCTKMTMRLRRSHSNSQFVDSYICRICSRGDEDDKLLLCDGCDDNYHIFCLLPPLPEIPKGIWRCPKCVMAECKRPPEAFGFEQATREYTLQSFGEMADSFKADYFNMPVHMVPTELVEKEFWRLVNSIEEDVTVEYGADIHSKEFGSGFPISDGKRKLSPEEEEYAGSGWNLNVMPVLKQSVLCHINADISGMKVPWLYVGMVFSAFCWHIEDHWSYSINYLHWGEPKTWYGVPSFAAEHLEEVMKKLTPELFESQPDLLHQLVTLMNPNTLMAHGVPVVRTNQCAGEFVITFPRAYHSGFNQGYNFAEAVNFCTADWLPAGRQCIEHYRRLRRYCVFSHEELICKMAACPEKLDLNLAAAVHKEMFVLVQEERKLRKALLEKGITEAEREAFELLPDDERQCDKCKTTCFLSALACYDCPQCLVCLYHMDDLCKCPRSKQYLRYRYTLDELPAMLHKLKVRAESFDTWANKVRVALELEDGRKRTLEELRALESEARERKFPENELLHRLKGCLAQAERCVSEALGLISSQETGVPPPSLSVEELRAFLEQMNQLPCVMHQLGEVQALLERVESFQAEARSALESSPLGLGALRSLLERGARLGVEVPESQCLERQLAQGTWLEEVTATLRSPCARVPLPVMRGLIRAGRTVAPSPAVDVAMAELQELLTIAQRWEEKAQMCLEARQKHPPATLAAIIQEAENIPALLPNIQALKEALDKARAWIADVEEIQNGDHYPCLDDLEGLVAVGRDLPVRLEELRQLEVQVGTAHSWRDKASRTFLKKNSCYTLLEVLCPCADAGSDSSKRLRWRQEPGLYRLDAESLGLSAQDLRDPGAVIVAFKEGEQKEKEGMLRLRHANAHKPTPPLPGPGPGPPSCVCGQPVAPSMLQCQLCQDWFHGSCVAWPRLSTQKPSPAWWEWDAKFLCPLCQRSRRPRLETILALLVALQKLPVRLPEGEALQCLTERAITWQDRARQLLASPDVAAALERLTALRHRLLHGDGGGTAALREATRNEQQKVPVENGDPLSPEKNSPLPSELEALSLALPRLPGPVLELAEASRRQLEELMMEGDLLEVTLDEAQTIWRLLQATRPPPLALFRLLLELEQAERRGARTRGRDPEKRRKRRAERGDPPPTVAKEELEPKRSRGPEGGTPRDSPPPGPHTLGDS, via the exons ATGGAAGAGGGGGAGCAGCAacagcggggagggggcgggtgGGCTGAGTGGGGATCCGCCCCGGGGGGGTCCCCGGCTTGGGGAAccccccctcacccctccccagcagcgcCGGAGGGGGATGAAGAAGCTAAAAGGAGTCGAGGTGGCGAATGGGGGGGCCAGGAAGGCAGCGGAGAGTCAGTTTCGACCCGTTCGTCATCATCGTCGTCCTCGCTCCTTAAAGTCGGGGGAGGGGGCGAGGAGAGGGCGGCGGGGACCCCTCGGCCCGTGAAAAGCCTCGGGGGGAAAAGCGGAGGCGGCGGGGGGAAAGGAACTGGCGGGCGAACCCCGGGGGGAGAGGAACGAAGCCCCCGCAAGACCCCCGAGGAACGAGGGACCCGCGGCGGGGATCGGCAGGGAAGCGAGGACAAAACGCGGAGACCCTTCGGAGGTCCCCGAGGTGGtggtgggggaggagggggagaaagaGAAACCCCCCGGGGTCCCTCAGCTTGTGGGGAGCAACGAGGGGACTGGGGGGCTCAGTGGTTATCGGCGAGCGGAGACTTGGAACCCCCCGAGGACTTTTTACCCCCCCCGGAATGCCCCGTTTTTGAGCCGAGTTGGGCGGAATTCAGCGACCCGTTGGGTTACATCGCCAAGATCCGACCCATCGCCGAGAAAAGCGGCATCTGCAAGATACGACCCCCCGCC GACTGGCAGCCCCCCTTCGCCGTGGAAGTCGACAACTTCAGGTTCACCCCCCGCATCCAGCGCCTCAACGAGCTGGAG GCCCAGACCCGGGTGAAGCTGAACTACCTGGACCAGATCGCTAAGTTCTGGGAGATCCAAGGTTCCTCCCTCAAGATCCCCAACGTGGAACGACGCATCCTGGACCTCTACAGCCTCAGcaag GTGGTGATGGAGGAAGGGGGCTATGAAGCCATCTGCAAGGACCGTCGGTGGGCCAGGGTGGCCCAGCGCCTGTCCTACCCCTCGGGGAAAAACATCGGGTCCCTGCTCCGGGCTCACTACGAGCGCATCATCTACCCCTACGAGATGTACCAGTCTGGGGCCAACCTGGTG TGCAACACGAGGCCCTTTGAGAGCGaggagaaggacagggagtACAAACCCCACAGCATCCCGCTGCGACAGTCCGTCCAGCCCTCCAAGCTCAACACCTACGGCCGCCGGGCCAAGCGCCTGCAGCAGGAG CCCGAGCCGACGGAGGAGGACATCGAGAAGAACCCGGAGCTGAAGAAGCTGCAGATCTACGGCGCCGGCCCCAAGATGTTGGGCTTGGGCTTGGTGGCCAAAGACAAGACTCTGCGTAAGAAAG ATAAAGAGGGTCCCGAGTGTCCTCCCACGGTGGTGGTGAAGGAGGAACCGGCGGCCTCGGAGGCCAAGGTGGAGCCGGCGTCTCCCCGCGGCTTCCCGGAGGGGAAAGAGGAGCTGAGGCACAGCCCCGAGCCCTGCACCAAGATGACGATGCGCCTGCGCCGCAGCCACAGCAACAGCCAGTTT GTGGATTCCTACATCTGCCGCATCTGCTCGCGGGGGGACGAGGACgacaagctgctgctgtgcGACGGCTGCGACGACAACTACCACAtcttctgcctcctgccccCGCTCCCCGAGATCCCCAAAGGCATCTGGCGCTGCCCTAAATGCGTCATGGCG gaGTGCAAACGACCCCCAGAAGCTTTTGGGTTCGAGCAAGCGACGCGGGAGTACACGCTGCAGAGCTTCGGGGAGATGGCCGACTCCTTCAAAGCCGACTACTTCAACATGCCTGTCCAC ATGGTGCCCACGGAGCTGGTGGAGAAGGAGTTTTGGCGGCTGGTGAACAGCATCGAGGAGGACGTGACGGTGGAGTACGGCGCCGACATCCACTCCAAGGAGTTTGGCAGCGGCTTCCCCATCAGCGACGGCAAGAGGAAGCTGTCGCCCGAGGAGGAG GAATACGCCGGCAGCGGCTGGAACCTGAACGTGATGCCGGTGCTGAAGCAGTCGGTGCTGTGCCACATCAACGCTGACATCTCGGGCATGAAGGTGCCCTGGCTCTACGTGGGAATGGTCTTCTCGGCCTTCTGCTGGCACATCGAGGACCACTGGAGCTACTCCATCAACTACCTCCACTG GGGCGAGCCCAAGACGTGGTACGGGGTCCCCTCCTTTGCGGCCGAGCACCTGGAGGAGGTGATGAAGAAGCTGACGCCGGAGCTCTTCGAGAGCCAACCCGACCTCCTGCACCAGCTCGTCACCCTCATGAACCCCAACACCCTGATGGCCCACGGGGTGCCT GTCGTCCGGACCAACCAGTGCGCCGGCGAGTTCGTCATCACCTTCCCCCGCGCCTACCACAGCGGCTTCAACCAGGGCTACAACTTTGCTGAGGCCGTCAACTTCTGCACAGCTGACTGG ctgcctgcaggcagaCAGTGCATCGAGCACTACCGGCGCCTTCGCCGTTACTGCGTCTTCTCCCACGAGGAGCTCATCTGTAAGATGGCAGCTTGTCCCGAGAAGCTCGACCTCAACCTGGCTGCTGCCGTCCACAAAGAGATGTTTGTGCTggtgcaggaggagaggaagctCCGGAAGGCTCTGCTGGAGAAG GGGATCacagaggcagagagggaggCGTTTGAGCTGCTGCCCGACGACGAGAGGCAGTGTGACAAGTGCAAGACGACGTGTTTCCTGTCTGCCCTGGCCTGTTATGACTGTCCCCAGTGCCTCGTCTGCCTCTACCACATGGATGACCTCTGCAAGTGCCCCCGCAGCAAGCAGTACCTCAG GTACCGCTACACGCTGGACGAGCTGCCGGCCATGCTGCACAAGCTGAAGGTGCGAGCGGAGTCCTTCGACACCTGGGCCAACAAAGTGCGCGTGGCGCTGGAGCTGGAGGACGGCCGCAAGAGGA CGCTGGAGGAGCTGCGGGCGCTGGAGTCAGAGGCGCGGGAGAGGAAGTTCCCCGAGAACGAGCTGCTGCACCGGCTCAAGGGCTGCCTGGCGCAGGCCGAGCGCTGCGTCTCCGAGGCCCTGGGGCTCATCAGCTCGCAGGAGACGGG GGTCCCTCCTCCATCTCTGTCGGTGGAGGAGCTCCGCGCCTTCCTGGAGCAGATGAACCAGCTGCCCTGTGTCATGCACCAGCTCGGGGAGGTCCAG GCTCTGCTGGAGCGCGTGGAGTCTTTCCAAGCCGAGGCGCGGTCGGCTCTGGAGTCGTCGCCGTTGGGTCTGGGGGCTCTGAGGAGTCTCCTGGAGCGAGGGGCCCGCCTGGGGGTGGAGGTGCCCGAGAGCCAGTGCCTGGAGCGGCAGCTGGCGCAGGGCACGTGGCTGGAGGAGGTGACGGCCACGCTGCGCTCGCCCTGCGCCCGCGTGCCCCTGCCCGTCATGAGGGGCCTCATCCGCGCCGGCCGCACCGTGGCCCCCAGCCCCGCCGTGGACGTGGCCATGGccgagctgcaggagctgctcacCATCGCCCAGCGCTGGGAGGAGAAGGCGCAGATGTGTCTGGAGGCCAG GCAGAAGCACCCCCCGGCCACCTTGGCCGCCATCATCCAGGAGGCCGAGAACATCCCGGCGCTGCTGCCCAACATCCAGGCGCTGAAGGAGGCACTGGACAAGGCCCGGGCCTGGATCGCTGATGTGGAGGAGATCCAG AACGGCGACCACTACCCCTGCCTGGACGACCTGGAGGGGCTGGTGGCGGTGGGCCGGGACCTGCCGGTGCggctggaggagctgaggcagctggaggTGCAGGTGGGCACCGCTCACTCCTGGCGGGACAAGGCTTCCCGCACCTTCCTCAAGAAGAACTCCTGCTACACCCTGCTCGAG GTGCTGTGCCCGTGTGCTGACGCTGGCTCAGACAGCAGCAAGCGGCTGCGCTGGCGCCAGGAGCCGGGGCTCTACCGGCTGGACGCTGAGAGTTTGGGGCTCTCTGCTCAGGACCTGAGGGACCCCGGGGCTGTG ATCGTGGCCTTCaaggagggggagcagaaggagaaggaggggatGCTGCGCCTGCGCCACGCCAACGCCCACAAACCCACCCCCCCGCTGCCCGGCCCGGGCCCGGGTCCCCCTTCCTGTGTCTGTGGCCagccagtagctcccagtatgctccagtgccagctctgccaggacTGGTTCCACGGTTCCTGCGTGGCTTGGCCACGTCTCAGCACCCAAAAACCATCCCCGGCCTGGTGGGAATGGGACGCCAAATTCCTCTGCCCGCTCTGCCAGCGCTCGCGCCGGCCCCGGCTCGAGACCATCTTGGCTTTGCTGGtggctctgcagaagctgcCGGTTCGGTTACCCGAGGGGGAGGCTCTGCAGTGCCTGACCGAAAGAGCCATCACCTGGCAGGACCGAGCCCGGCAGCTCCTGGCTTCCCCCGACGTGGCCGCCGCGCTCGAGAGGCTGACGGCGCTCCGGCACCGGCTGCTGCACGGCGACGGCGGCGGCACCGCGGCGCTGCGGGAGGCCACCCGCAACGAGCAGCAGAAG GTGCCGGTGGAGAACGGGGATCCCCTGAGCCCGGAGAAGAACAGCCCCCTGCCCTCAG AGCTGGAGGCGCTGAGCCTGGCGCTGCCGCGGCTGCCGGGGCCGGTGCTGGAGCTGGCCGAGGCGTCGCGGCggcagctggaggagctgatGATGGAGGGGGATCTGCTGGAGGTGACGCTGGACGAGGCTCAGACCATCTGGAGGCTGCTCCAGGCCACGCGCCCGCCCCCTCTCGCCCTCTTCCGCCTCCTCCTCGAG CTGGAGCAGGCCGAGCGTCGGGGGGCTCGCACCCGCGGCCGGGACCCCGAGAAGCGTCGGAAACGTCGGGCAGAGAGGGGGGATCCCCCCCCCACCGTGGccaaggaggagctggagccaAAGAGGAGTCGgggtcccgagggagggacccccCGGGACAGCCCCCCGCCCGGTCCCCACACGCTGGGG GACTCGTGA
- the KDM5C gene encoding lysine-specific demethylase 5C isoform X1, with amino-acid sequence MEEGEQQQRGGGGWAEWGSAPGGSPAWGTPPHPSPAAPEGDEEAKRSRGGEWGGQEGSGESVSTRSSSSSSSLLKVGGGGEERAAGTPRPVKSLGGKSGGGGGKGTGGRTPGGEERSPRKTPEERGTRGGDRQGSEDKTRRPFGGPRGGGGGGGGERETPRGPSACGEQRGDWGAQWLSASGDLEPPEDFLPPPECPVFEPSWAEFSDPLGYIAKIRPIAEKSGICKIRPPADWQPPFAVEVDNFRFTPRIQRLNELEAQTRVKLNYLDQIAKFWEIQGSSLKIPNVERRILDLYSLSKVVMEEGGYEAICKDRRWARVAQRLSYPSGKNIGSLLRAHYERIIYPYEMYQSGANLVQCNTRPFESEEKDREYKPHSIPLRQSVQPSKLNTYGRRAKRLQQEPEPTEEDIEKNPELKKLQIYGAGPKMLGLGLVAKDKTLRKKDKEGPECPPTVVVKEEPAASEAKVEPASPRGFPEGKEELRHSPEPCTKMTMRLRRSHSNSQFVDSYICRICSRGDEDDKLLLCDGCDDNYHIFCLLPPLPEIPKGIWRCPKCVMAECKRPPEAFGFEQATREYTLQSFGEMADSFKADYFNMPVHMVPTELVEKEFWRLVNSIEEDVTVEYGADIHSKEFGSGFPISDGKRKLSPEEEEYAGSGWNLNVMPVLKQSVLCHINADISGMKVPWLYVGMVFSAFCWHIEDHWSYSINYLHWGEPKTWYGVPSFAAEHLEEVMKKLTPELFESQPDLLHQLVTLMNPNTLMAHGVPVVRTNQCAGEFVITFPRAYHSGFNQGYNFAEAVNFCTADWLPAGRQCIEHYRRLRRYCVFSHEELICKMAACPEKLDLNLAAAVHKEMFVLVQEERKLRKALLEKGITEAEREAFELLPDDERQCDKCKTTCFLSALACYDCPQCLVCLYHMDDLCKCPRSKQYLRYRYTLDELPAMLHKLKVRAESFDTWANKVRVALELEDGRKRTLEELRALESEARERKFPENELLHRLKGCLAQAERCVSEALGLISSQETGVPPPSLSVEELRAFLEQMNQLPCVMHQLGEVQALLERVESFQAEARSALESSPLGLGALRSLLERGARLGVEVPESQCLERQLAQGTWLEEVTATLRSPCARVPLPVMRGLIRAGRTVAPSPAVDVAMAELQELLTIAQRWEEKAQMCLEARQKHPPATLAAIIQEAENIPALLPNIQALKEALDKARAWIADVEEIQNGDHYPCLDDLEGLVAVGRDLPVRLEELRQLEVQVGTAHSWRDKASRTFLKKNSCYTLLEVLCPCADAGSDSSKRLRWRQEPGLYRLDAESLGLSAQDLRDPGAVIVAFKEGEQKEKEGMLRLRHANAHKPTPPLPGPGPGPPSCVCGQPVAPSMLQCQLCQDWFHGSCVAWPRLSTQKPSPAWWEWDAKFLCPLCQRSRRPRLETILALLVALQKLPVRLPEGEALQCLTERAITWQDRARQLLASPDVAAALERLTALRHRLLHGDGGGTAALREATRNEQQKVPVENGDPLSPEKNSPLPSELEALSLALPRLPGPVLELAEASRRQLEELMMEGDLLEVTLDEAQTIWRLLQATRPPPLALFRLLLELEQAERRGARTRGRDPEKRRKRRAERGDPPPTVAKEELEPKRSRGPEGGTPRDSPPPGPHTLGDS; translated from the exons ATGGAAGAGGGGGAGCAGCAacagcggggagggggcgggtgGGCTGAGTGGGGATCCGCCCCGGGGGGGTCCCCGGCTTGGGGAAccccccctcacccctccccagcagcgcCGGAGGGGGATGAAGAAGCTAAAAGGAGTCGAGGTGGCGAATGGGGGGGCCAGGAAGGCAGCGGAGAGTCAGTTTCGACCCGTTCGTCATCATCGTCGTCCTCGCTCCTTAAAGTCGGGGGAGGGGGCGAGGAGAGGGCGGCGGGGACCCCTCGGCCCGTGAAAAGCCTCGGGGGGAAAAGCGGAGGCGGCGGGGGGAAAGGAACTGGCGGGCGAACCCCGGGGGGAGAGGAACGAAGCCCCCGCAAGACCCCCGAGGAACGAGGGACCCGCGGCGGGGATCGGCAGGGAAGCGAGGACAAAACGCGGAGACCCTTCGGAGGTCCCCGAGGTGGtggtgggggaggagggggagaaagaGAAACCCCCCGGGGTCCCTCAGCTTGTGGGGAGCAACGAGGGGACTGGGGGGCTCAGTGGTTATCGGCGAGCGGAGACTTGGAACCCCCCGAGGACTTTTTACCCCCCCCGGAATGCCCCGTTTTTGAGCCGAGTTGGGCGGAATTCAGCGACCCGTTGGGTTACATCGCCAAGATCCGACCCATCGCCGAGAAAAGCGGCATCTGCAAGATACGACCCCCCGCC GACTGGCAGCCCCCCTTCGCCGTGGAAGTCGACAACTTCAGGTTCACCCCCCGCATCCAGCGCCTCAACGAGCTGGAG GCCCAGACCCGGGTGAAGCTGAACTACCTGGACCAGATCGCTAAGTTCTGGGAGATCCAAGGTTCCTCCCTCAAGATCCCCAACGTGGAACGACGCATCCTGGACCTCTACAGCCTCAGcaag GTGGTGATGGAGGAAGGGGGCTATGAAGCCATCTGCAAGGACCGTCGGTGGGCCAGGGTGGCCCAGCGCCTGTCCTACCCCTCGGGGAAAAACATCGGGTCCCTGCTCCGGGCTCACTACGAGCGCATCATCTACCCCTACGAGATGTACCAGTCTGGGGCCAACCTGGTG CAGTGCAACACGAGGCCCTTTGAGAGCGaggagaaggacagggagtACAAACCCCACAGCATCCCGCTGCGACAGTCCGTCCAGCCCTCCAAGCTCAACACCTACGGCCGCCGGGCCAAGCGCCTGCAGCAGGAG CCCGAGCCGACGGAGGAGGACATCGAGAAGAACCCGGAGCTGAAGAAGCTGCAGATCTACGGCGCCGGCCCCAAGATGTTGGGCTTGGGCTTGGTGGCCAAAGACAAGACTCTGCGTAAGAAAG ATAAAGAGGGTCCCGAGTGTCCTCCCACGGTGGTGGTGAAGGAGGAACCGGCGGCCTCGGAGGCCAAGGTGGAGCCGGCGTCTCCCCGCGGCTTCCCGGAGGGGAAAGAGGAGCTGAGGCACAGCCCCGAGCCCTGCACCAAGATGACGATGCGCCTGCGCCGCAGCCACAGCAACAGCCAGTTT GTGGATTCCTACATCTGCCGCATCTGCTCGCGGGGGGACGAGGACgacaagctgctgctgtgcGACGGCTGCGACGACAACTACCACAtcttctgcctcctgccccCGCTCCCCGAGATCCCCAAAGGCATCTGGCGCTGCCCTAAATGCGTCATGGCG gaGTGCAAACGACCCCCAGAAGCTTTTGGGTTCGAGCAAGCGACGCGGGAGTACACGCTGCAGAGCTTCGGGGAGATGGCCGACTCCTTCAAAGCCGACTACTTCAACATGCCTGTCCAC ATGGTGCCCACGGAGCTGGTGGAGAAGGAGTTTTGGCGGCTGGTGAACAGCATCGAGGAGGACGTGACGGTGGAGTACGGCGCCGACATCCACTCCAAGGAGTTTGGCAGCGGCTTCCCCATCAGCGACGGCAAGAGGAAGCTGTCGCCCGAGGAGGAG GAATACGCCGGCAGCGGCTGGAACCTGAACGTGATGCCGGTGCTGAAGCAGTCGGTGCTGTGCCACATCAACGCTGACATCTCGGGCATGAAGGTGCCCTGGCTCTACGTGGGAATGGTCTTCTCGGCCTTCTGCTGGCACATCGAGGACCACTGGAGCTACTCCATCAACTACCTCCACTG GGGCGAGCCCAAGACGTGGTACGGGGTCCCCTCCTTTGCGGCCGAGCACCTGGAGGAGGTGATGAAGAAGCTGACGCCGGAGCTCTTCGAGAGCCAACCCGACCTCCTGCACCAGCTCGTCACCCTCATGAACCCCAACACCCTGATGGCCCACGGGGTGCCT GTCGTCCGGACCAACCAGTGCGCCGGCGAGTTCGTCATCACCTTCCCCCGCGCCTACCACAGCGGCTTCAACCAGGGCTACAACTTTGCTGAGGCCGTCAACTTCTGCACAGCTGACTGG ctgcctgcaggcagaCAGTGCATCGAGCACTACCGGCGCCTTCGCCGTTACTGCGTCTTCTCCCACGAGGAGCTCATCTGTAAGATGGCAGCTTGTCCCGAGAAGCTCGACCTCAACCTGGCTGCTGCCGTCCACAAAGAGATGTTTGTGCTggtgcaggaggagaggaagctCCGGAAGGCTCTGCTGGAGAAG GGGATCacagaggcagagagggaggCGTTTGAGCTGCTGCCCGACGACGAGAGGCAGTGTGACAAGTGCAAGACGACGTGTTTCCTGTCTGCCCTGGCCTGTTATGACTGTCCCCAGTGCCTCGTCTGCCTCTACCACATGGATGACCTCTGCAAGTGCCCCCGCAGCAAGCAGTACCTCAG GTACCGCTACACGCTGGACGAGCTGCCGGCCATGCTGCACAAGCTGAAGGTGCGAGCGGAGTCCTTCGACACCTGGGCCAACAAAGTGCGCGTGGCGCTGGAGCTGGAGGACGGCCGCAAGAGGA CGCTGGAGGAGCTGCGGGCGCTGGAGTCAGAGGCGCGGGAGAGGAAGTTCCCCGAGAACGAGCTGCTGCACCGGCTCAAGGGCTGCCTGGCGCAGGCCGAGCGCTGCGTCTCCGAGGCCCTGGGGCTCATCAGCTCGCAGGAGACGGG GGTCCCTCCTCCATCTCTGTCGGTGGAGGAGCTCCGCGCCTTCCTGGAGCAGATGAACCAGCTGCCCTGTGTCATGCACCAGCTCGGGGAGGTCCAG GCTCTGCTGGAGCGCGTGGAGTCTTTCCAAGCCGAGGCGCGGTCGGCTCTGGAGTCGTCGCCGTTGGGTCTGGGGGCTCTGAGGAGTCTCCTGGAGCGAGGGGCCCGCCTGGGGGTGGAGGTGCCCGAGAGCCAGTGCCTGGAGCGGCAGCTGGCGCAGGGCACGTGGCTGGAGGAGGTGACGGCCACGCTGCGCTCGCCCTGCGCCCGCGTGCCCCTGCCCGTCATGAGGGGCCTCATCCGCGCCGGCCGCACCGTGGCCCCCAGCCCCGCCGTGGACGTGGCCATGGccgagctgcaggagctgctcacCATCGCCCAGCGCTGGGAGGAGAAGGCGCAGATGTGTCTGGAGGCCAG GCAGAAGCACCCCCCGGCCACCTTGGCCGCCATCATCCAGGAGGCCGAGAACATCCCGGCGCTGCTGCCCAACATCCAGGCGCTGAAGGAGGCACTGGACAAGGCCCGGGCCTGGATCGCTGATGTGGAGGAGATCCAG AACGGCGACCACTACCCCTGCCTGGACGACCTGGAGGGGCTGGTGGCGGTGGGCCGGGACCTGCCGGTGCggctggaggagctgaggcagctggaggTGCAGGTGGGCACCGCTCACTCCTGGCGGGACAAGGCTTCCCGCACCTTCCTCAAGAAGAACTCCTGCTACACCCTGCTCGAG GTGCTGTGCCCGTGTGCTGACGCTGGCTCAGACAGCAGCAAGCGGCTGCGCTGGCGCCAGGAGCCGGGGCTCTACCGGCTGGACGCTGAGAGTTTGGGGCTCTCTGCTCAGGACCTGAGGGACCCCGGGGCTGTG ATCGTGGCCTTCaaggagggggagcagaaggagaaggaggggatGCTGCGCCTGCGCCACGCCAACGCCCACAAACCCACCCCCCCGCTGCCCGGCCCGGGCCCGGGTCCCCCTTCCTGTGTCTGTGGCCagccagtagctcccagtatgctccagtgccagctctgccaggacTGGTTCCACGGTTCCTGCGTGGCTTGGCCACGTCTCAGCACCCAAAAACCATCCCCGGCCTGGTGGGAATGGGACGCCAAATTCCTCTGCCCGCTCTGCCAGCGCTCGCGCCGGCCCCGGCTCGAGACCATCTTGGCTTTGCTGGtggctctgcagaagctgcCGGTTCGGTTACCCGAGGGGGAGGCTCTGCAGTGCCTGACCGAAAGAGCCATCACCTGGCAGGACCGAGCCCGGCAGCTCCTGGCTTCCCCCGACGTGGCCGCCGCGCTCGAGAGGCTGACGGCGCTCCGGCACCGGCTGCTGCACGGCGACGGCGGCGGCACCGCGGCGCTGCGGGAGGCCACCCGCAACGAGCAGCAGAAG GTGCCGGTGGAGAACGGGGATCCCCTGAGCCCGGAGAAGAACAGCCCCCTGCCCTCAG AGCTGGAGGCGCTGAGCCTGGCGCTGCCGCGGCTGCCGGGGCCGGTGCTGGAGCTGGCCGAGGCGTCGCGGCggcagctggaggagctgatGATGGAGGGGGATCTGCTGGAGGTGACGCTGGACGAGGCTCAGACCATCTGGAGGCTGCTCCAGGCCACGCGCCCGCCCCCTCTCGCCCTCTTCCGCCTCCTCCTCGAG CTGGAGCAGGCCGAGCGTCGGGGGGCTCGCACCCGCGGCCGGGACCCCGAGAAGCGTCGGAAACGTCGGGCAGAGAGGGGGGATCCCCCCCCCACCGTGGccaaggaggagctggagccaAAGAGGAGTCGgggtcccgagggagggacccccCGGGACAGCCCCCCGCCCGGTCCCCACACGCTGGGG GACTCGTGA